In Vicinamibacterales bacterium, one DNA window encodes the following:
- a CDS encoding cobalamin B12-binding domain-containing protein yields MQKIRVVIAKPGLDGHDRGAKVIARALRDAGMEVIYTGLRQTPEQIVGAALQEDADVIGLSILSGAHMHACPRVMDLLKEKGLEDVLVVVGGIIPDVDIPKLQAIGIKGIFLPGSPMQQIIEFINANVRPRAEAI; encoded by the coding sequence ATGCAGAAGATCCGAGTCGTCATTGCCAAGCCCGGTCTCGACGGGCACGATCGCGGCGCCAAGGTCATCGCGCGGGCGCTGCGCGACGCCGGCATGGAAGTCATCTACACCGGGCTGCGCCAGACGCCCGAGCAGATCGTCGGCGCCGCGCTCCAGGAAGACGCCGACGTCATCGGCCTCTCGATCCTCTCCGGGGCGCACATGCACGCGTGCCCGCGCGTGATGGACCTGCTGAAGGAAAAAGGGCTGGAGGACGTGCTCGTCGTCGTCGGCGGGATCATTCCCGACGTCGACATCCCCAAGCTGCAGGCGATCGGCATCAAGGGCATCTTCCTGCCCGGCAGCCCGATGCAGCAGATCATCGAGTTCATCAACGCCAACGTCCGGCCGCGAGCCGAAGCTATCTGA